Within the Bradyrhizobium ottawaense genome, the region GCGTTCCCCTCGAACGTGGTGATCAGGGTGGCCGGGACGTTGAGATCCCGCTTTGCCTTCTCGATCGCCTCAACGGCCTGGCCGAGCGCGGCACCTGCTGTCAGGTTGAATGACAGTGTGATCGCGGGGAACTGGCCCTGATGGCTGACCGATAGCGACCGCACGGTGCGCTTTTGTTCGACCAATGCGCTCAGCGGCACCTGGCGTCCGCTGCTGGAGGGTACGTAGATCAGGTCGAGTGCGTTTGGATCGAGCTGGAACTGCGGATCGACCTCGAGGATCACCCAATAGCTGTTTTGCTGCGTAAAGAATTGCGCGACCTTGCGCTGTCCGAACGCATCGTAGAGCGTGTCGTCGATCGCCTGCGTGGCGACGCCGAGCCGCGATGCCGTATCTCGATTGATTTCGAGCCGCAGCGTCGGACCTGCGATCTGCTGGTCGGTCGCAACATCCCGTAGCAACGGAATTCCCTGCAAGGTCCGAAGCAGGATCGGTGCCCAGTGATCGAGCTCATCGAGGTCGCTGTCCTGAAGCGTGAATTGATACTGCGTGCGACTCGCACGTCCGCCGACATTGATGTCCTGCGATGCCTGCATGAACAGCGCAATGCCCTGCACGGCGGCAAGCTTCGGCCGCAGCCGATCGATGATCTGGCTCGCGCTCGCATCGCGCTGGTTGCGCGGCTTGAGATTGATGAACATACGGGCGTTATTCATGGTCTGGTTGACGCCTCCGACGCCCACCGCGGACATCACGCCGTCGATACCGGGATCCGCCATCAGGATACGTACCAATTGCGACTGCCGCTCCAGCATGGCCGGATAGGAAACGTCCTGCGAGGATTCCGATACGGCGACGATGAATCCAGTGTCCTGCTGCGGAAAGAAGCCCTTCGGGATCAGCACATAGAGATAGCCGGTCAGGATGATGGTCGCGATGGTCGCCATCAGCGTGAGCCGCTGGTGACGCAGCACCCAATGCAGACCGGATTCGTAAACCGCCAGTATGCCATCGAAGAACTTCTCGCTGAGAACATAGAGCCGGCCGTGCTGCCTGTGCCTTTCGTCCTGCAACAGTTGCGCGCACATCATCGGCGTCAACGTCAGCGAGATGACGGTCGATACCAGGATCGCCACGCTCACGGTGACGGCAAATTCACGGAACAGCCGGCCGATGATGCCGCCCATCAGCAATACCGGAATGAACACCGCGATCAGCGACAGGCTCATCGAGATGATCGTGAAGCCGATTTCGCGCGAGCCCTTCAGCGCTGCCGCCAGCGGCGAGTATCCCTGCTCCAGGTAACGCGCCACATTCTCGACCATCACGATCGCGTCGTCGACGACGAAGCCCGTCGCGATCGTCAATGCCATCAGTGAAAGGTTGTCGAGACTGTAGCCGAGCACATACATCACCGCGAATGTGCCGACCAGCGATAATGGAACCGTGATGCCGGGAATCACCGTCGCCCACCCGTTGCGCAGGAATAGGAAGATCACCATCACCACCAGCGCGATGGTGAGCATCAGCGTGAACTGAACCTCTTCGACCGAGGCGCGGATCGTCTGGGTACGATCGGTGACGATGTGGACGTCGATAGCGGAGGGGATCGAGGCTTTCAGCCGCGGCAACGCGGCCTTGATGTGCTCGGCGGTGTGGATGACGTTGGCACCGGGTTGTCGCTGAATGATGAGGATGGCCGACGGCTGTCCATTATAAGTGCCGGACCCGCGAATGTTTTCGGCGCCATCCACCACAGTGCTGACGTCGCCGAGCCGGACCGGCGAGCCGTTGCGCCAGGCAACGATGACCGGGCGATAGCCCGCTGCGTTGAACAGCTGATCGTTGTTCTCAAGTGTAATACCCTGGCGCTGCCCGTTCAGCGTGCCCTTGGGAGCGTTGAGCGTGGCTGTCGCGATCGCCGACCGCAGGTCTTCAAGACTTAGGCCACGGCCCGCGAGTTCGATCGGATTGGCTTCGACGCGCACCGCGGGCTTTTGCGCACCGGCGATCAGCACGGCAGCGACCCCGTCGACCTGGGAGAGTTGCTGCGCGTAGATGTTGTCGGCAAAGTCGCTTACCGTCGTCATCGGCAGCGTGTCCGAAGTCATTGCCAGCACCATCACAGGCGCGTCCGACGGATTGGTTTTCCGATAGGTCGGCGGTGACGGCAAATTCTTCGGCAATTGTCCGCCAGCGGCGTTGATCGCGGCTTGCACGTCCTGACCTGCGGCGTCGATATTGCGGGCAAGGTCGAACTGTATCGAGATCACCGATATTCCGATGCCGCTCACGGAGGTGAGCTGGGCTACGCCCGGCATCTGCGCCAACTGCCGCTCCAACGGGCTGGCGACCGAGGAAGCCATCGTCTCGGGGCTCGTACCTGGCAGCTGGGCCGTCACCTGGATAGTCGGAAAGTCGACCTGCGGCAGCGGCGCGACCGGTAAAAGCAAATACGCGACGAGGCCGACCATCGCGAGACCGGACATCGCCAGTGCGGTTGCGATCGGCCGTCGGATAAAGGGTTCGGAAATATTCATCACGCACCTCTTTATTTTGGACCCTGCGCCGTGGAGGCAGTGCGTCCGCTCGCTGGAAGGGCCGCAGCCACGATGCGCGTACCGGGCCGGAGCTTGTAGTGGCCGTCGATGACGATGGTTTCACCCGCAGCGAGGCCGCTCTCGATCAGCGCCTCGCCGTTGCGGCTGGCAGCGATCCGCACGGGGCGGATTTCAACCGTGGAGTCCCGCCGGGCAACGTAAGCGTAGCTGCCGTTGGGTCCTGATTGCAGCGCGGCATCCGGCACTATCGGTCCGCGGCGGACGCCGAGCAGCAAATGGGCGCTGACGAATTGGCCGGGCCAAAGCTGCCCGTCACGATTTTGAAAGATCGCCTTGAGCCGGATCGAGCCTGTGCCCTGATCGATCTGGTTGTCGATCAGTTCGAGACGGCCTTCGCCAAGCTTGACGCGGTCGTCCTGATCATATGCCGACACGACGAGCGTTCCGCCCCGCATCGCATCGATGATCTCGGGAAGATACTTCTGCGGCAAAGCGAAAATCACGCTGATCGGCGCCATTTGCGTGACAACGACGAGTCCTCCGGAATCGGAGGCGTGAACAATGTTGCCTTGATCGATCAGGCGTATGCCGGTGCGGCCAGCGAGCGGCGAGACGATCGTTGTATAGCCTAGCTGCACGCGCGCGTTGTCGATCACCGCCAGATCATGGGCGATCGCAGCTTGATACTGCGCGACCAGCGCTTCTTGGGTATCGACGCTCTGGCGGGTGGCGAACTCCTTGACCGCGAGTTTGCTGTAACGGTCAAGATCGAGCTTGGCATTGGCGAGTAGCGCTTCGTCGCGCGCCTTGTCGGCCTCGGCCTGATGCAGTTGCGCCTCGTAAGGGCGCGGATCGATCTGCGCTATCAAGTCACCGGCCTGTACATCCTGGCCCTCGCGAAAGGCGATCTTTTTTACCTCGCCATCGACGCGCACTTTTAAGGTCACGGTGTTGTAAGCCTGGACCGTGCCGAGCCCCACCCGCGAAATCGCGAATTCATGTTCCTTCACCACGTCAGCCGAGACGGACACTGGCCGCGCAGGCACGGCGCTCGAAGTCGGTTTGACGATGCTGAAAGGAATGCCTTCGTACCACAGAAAGATCCCGGCTGCCGCAAGCCAGGAGGCAAACAGGCCCGCAATCAATAATTTACGATGGTTCATCCCAGTGATCCTGTCGTGAGAGAGGCTGACGTGCTCGATAACGTTTAGTTGTTATCCGTTCGCTTGCGCTTCTCTGAGAACGGAATTATTACTTACACGATGTAAAACTTATACATCGTAAAAGCAAGGGGCCCGATGCCGCGAACCAACGTTCTGGAGATCCTCACGGGATCTTGAAGACCGACGCCAAGGGGGCCAAGCAGCAAGGAGATTGTGACGATCCACGACGTGGCCGCGGAAGCACCGCGGCGCCGATCGCCTACCGCTATTTTGCCAACCGGGAGACGTTGCGCGCTTGCCGTTCAGCGCTCTCAGCCCACCTCAAAAATCAGCGGCATCCGCGTTAGGCGGCGCGTGGTCGGTCGGTCCTTTTGAACGTAACCCTGGTTTGAACTTAACCGAAGGAGAACGACATGAACACGAAACCTAAACACGACAACCCGATTCTCGTAACCGGAGCGGCCGGCGCCGTGGGCGGCATCGGCCGCAACCTCACTGAATTCCTGCTCGCAAAGGGGCACAAGGTGCGCGCCCTCGTTCGGCGTGAGGACGAGCGCGCCGAAGCTTTACGATCGCTCGGTGCGGAGGTCGTGCAGGGCGACCTCACAGACCTTGCGTCGATGCATCGCGCCATCGAGGGCTGTGCGCGCATCTATTTCGGAATGTCTGTCTCTGCGGCCTACTTGGAAGCCACGATCAACACCGCCGCGGTGGCGCGCCATCACGGCGTCGAAGCCTTTGTGAACATGTCGCAGATGACGGTCTCGCAGATGAGCATCAGCGAGACCACCAACAGCCCGCAGCACAAGCTGCACTGGCTGGCGGAGCAGGCTCTGTCCTGGTCAGGACTGCCGGTCGTCACGGTGCGGCCGACCGTCTTCCTTGAGGGCTTCTTTCTTACGCTCGCCGCCGCCGGCGTGCGGGCCTCCGACGCATTGGCGCTGCCGATGGGTAGCGGCAAGACCTCGCCGATCTCGGCGGTCGACGTGGCGCGTGCGGTAGCTGCTATCCTCGACGACCCCGCACCCCATATCGGACAAGTCTACGATCTGACGGGGCCGGAATCAGCCGATCTGGACCACTATGCGCGTGTCATCTCCGAGGCGCTCGGCAGGCCCATCCGGTATCGTGACGTCCCACTCCCGGCATGGAGCGAAGGCCTTCGGCAGGCGCGGTTTCCCGAGCACGTCGTCAGCCATCTCTCGGCCATGACGGAATTGAACAAGCAGGGGCGTTACGACCGCATGACGGACACGATGTACAAGCTCACCGGTAAGGAACCGACGAGCATGCGCGATTTCGTGAAACTTCATGCCGCTGCGTTCACGCGGCGTGGGCCGGCGCAATCCTGAGACGCTCAGCACCTCCAAGGGGCAGATTCGGAACGTCGAGGTGCTCGGATGGTACGCTGCGGCAGGTCGGTCCGGCACGCGGATCCACGTGGGCGCCACGCTTTGGAAGCGGTAGTGAACGGGAAGAAAACGCTCGATGAGCCGAAGGCGGCGGGCGCGCAGGCTCTGCAGCGCCACCATGTGGCGATGACGTAAGCTCCGCTTCTGCGCTCGCTGCGGCAGGTGTTTTTAAGAGTGCAGCAGACGGCCAAGCAAACCGAAGAGTCCGGGTTTTTTAGAACGGTTGTACCTTGAAACGAAAAGGGTTGACCGAAACGAGTGGCGTGCTGTCGGCCGTTTGCTTCACTCTGAATTCTATTTCTTTTTCCGCCCTCGTATCCAAAACGGTAACGGACAATACTCCAATGCAAGTCACCTCTCGCGCTGCTTTGTCCATTGACTTCAGGAGTATCGTGCCACCCAGGCTGTAAACCGCGCTTTTTCTTGCACGGGCCAAAATTTCCAATTTTTCACTCTCCGAGTTCTCAGCACGCATCGTTGCGTCAAGCGAACTCGAGTTTTTGAGAGCAAACGTCACCAGCGCGTTATATTCATCGTCGGAAAGTATCTTAAGTACCGAACTGCGGGCATCCAAAGAACGACATTGGTGTTCCGCTGCCTGGTCGGCTTCTCCACAGCCGCTCAATGAAAGCACCAGAGCGAAGCACGCTAGCAATACCCGTCCTTCCCTAATACGTCTCATCGGACTGACCGTCGATCCTGACGTCTCGGGTCCTCGTCAGCTGCATCGCTTCTCGCAACCAGTCAAAAACGTATTCGTGAACCAAAGCCGGGTTATCAACGTGGTCCGGAAACGAGCCCGTTTCCTCCGGTGCAAACACCTTCAAATGAGCGGCTAGTCCTGCGCTACGCGCAGCATCGAGGAGAGCCGAAGCATCCTGGACGCCTGATCTGTCTTGAGCTCCCATTGTAACGAGGTAAGGACAGTCTATGGTCTGTAGCGGCCCAGCGAGCATAAGTCGCGCGGTTAGCCGAGAATCGATAAGCGTATCATCGAGTTTCCTCAGCCGTCTCTCCACGAACATGCGCTCGCGGTAGTCCCATAAGCCACCATCGCACACTGCAGCAGCAATACGGCGGTCGCGCGAGGCACATCGGGTTGCATAGGCTCCGCCTAATCCAATTCCGTATACGGCCAATCTCGAACCGTCCACGTCGGATCGGTCCCAAAGATGATCGATCCAATGGCCGATCACATCCTCGACCTCGACGACCGGTTCAATTCCGTTCGCATCCCTAATACCTGTTCCCGAACCGATGACATCGACGAGCAGAACAGAATAGCCGCTCTCGGATGCAATTCGTGGAACCGAGCATAGCAGGTCTTCCTTGAAATCATCCGCGCCACCTACGCAAACTACAACCGGCTGCGGCGCTATTCCGTTCGCGCGCAGATAGTACGCTTCCATCGTGCGTTTTCCGAAAGGCATCTGCAATATCTCACCTTTGGGAAACGAATTCCCCAGATATGACTGCGCACATTTGCGCATATCGAGGATTGCAGCTCTCCTCTTTCCGTCTTCCGCCGATAGAAAGAGTTCGGAAGTTCTATGGTAGTTCGATGCCCTTAACCAATTTGAGGCGGCGGCCTGAAGGCTTCCGCGTTCGAACGCCTGGTCAGCGCGGGCTCGGTTGGTCTCAGCTAGTCGGTTCCATGCACGAAACCAGCTCGCGCCGTCCCCGGGCACGATATTTTTTGAAGCTGAGATACATTCAGAGATAGAGGCCGCGCCACCTTGTGCGGTCGCCAGCACGCGCATGAAGAAGTAGGAATACTCCTCGCTGTCAGGCCAGGGGCGCCACCCCCATTCCAGCATCTCAGGAAAGGACGCATCCATCCGGTTCACACAACGGCTCGGTGGGCAAGTATTAATCCGGGGTACGACCCGGGGCGATCGCGAATCGGCCCCAGCTTGCGCCGGGGTTTCTTTTTTATGCTGCGACCTGACCTTAGCGCGCAGGCAACCCGGCCTGCCGCATGACGAAGCGCTGGATCCGCGGCACGACGATCACTAACATCGGCACGACCACGACATAGCTCGTTATTGCGGCCCTCAACCAGCGCATGGCGAAATCCGGCTGGAAGCCATAGTTCATGGCGAGACCGACGAACGACATGCTCGTCGAGGTGATCAGGCCGGTGATCAAGGCGATAGCGGGTCCGATCAGTTTCGGGGAAAGGGCCATTTGCTTGCTCCTGAGAACGGGGTTATTATTTACACAACGTAAAACTTATACAGCGTAAAAGCAAGAGGACCGATGCCGCGAATTGCCGATCCGGAGCTACCTCACAGGATCTTGAAGGCCGCCGACGCCCTGTGGCAGTCGGGCGGCGAGGACGCCGTGACGATCCGCGGCGTGGCGGCGGAAGCGGCCACCACGACGCCGACGGTCTATAGCTACTACGCCGACCGGGAGGCGCTGCTGACGGCGTTGCGCGCGCTCGCCTTTCAGCGCTTCTCGGCCCACCTCGCAAAGTCGCGCGACTTCCAGGATACCTGCGCACGACATCTCGAGTTCGGCACCAACCACCCCCGCGATTATGAATTGCTCTACGGGCGCGGCTGGATGGAGCGTGTCAAAGGAGATGCGCAGAGAGGTGAGATCGAACGATACACCACACATATCGTGCGCGCCGGTGTCGATGAAAGCCGGGCCGCGCACATCGCGTATCCGGTCATGATGATGCTGCACGGCGTGGTGATGCATAGGCTGCTGAACAAGAAGCCGAGTCCCCTTGGCCGGGCGATCGCCGCAGCCTGTCTCGAGGCTTGCATGACGCTGCTCGAAAGCGCGCGTCGGGAGAAATAGTCGCTGCCATCGACGAACGCAGCGTGTCGCAGCAAAATGCGAATTGCGGGATTGCGAGCGGGGTCGAACTTGCGAGCGGTGCCCACGTTCGGCCGGGCGAATGCGTCGGCGGCAAGATGGTCGCAGCTTTCCTGAATGAAAAACCTCCGGCAGGGCATTGCCGGAGGTTTTGGAGGTAGAAAATGAAGATAGGTCCTAGATGATCTCCCCTGTTCGTATAACGCGGGCCCCAACCGTTTGGGCCAAGCCACGCGACGTCATTTTACACAACAGTCAATTTATTGCAACAATTGATTTAGTCAAATAAATACCCCCGGCTTTGCGGCCGGGGGTGACAAGCGCTATGGTTTTGGATCAAAAATTGCGCTGAACGCGAAGATTGAGCGATGCAGTCCCGTTACTTCCGAACACGTAGGTTGCGGTCGGAAGTGGCAAAGCTGACGACGGAGTACCTGTAATGTTACCCTCCATATTGGTCTTCAGGTAGGCGTACATCGCTTCAGCACTGAACGTCAGATTCTTAACTGGCGTCCAGCGAGTGACCAGACCGATTTGCGAAACAGTAAAGCCAGGATCGCAAACTGAACCAACGCCAAAGGCACCGCCGGTGCCCCCGCCGCTGGTCACGCCGCCGCCGCGAATCGCGACACCGGCGTTAGCTACATATGTGTTGCAGTAGAGCTGCTTTGCCGTTTGATTGTAGCTGACTCCGGCGATGCCCCCGAACAAGCTCGATGACCAGTTAGCATCCCAGTTGTGAGTGAATGCCCCGCGGAAGCCCCAACCCCGCGTCAATTGCAGTTGCGTGATCCCGTTGCCGTTTGCCGCGCTTGCGCCGGAATAAATGGAATCCGTCGTCACGCCCATCGCGAACCTGTTGCCATCGTAGATGTCGAAGGAAGCAGGAGTCGGCGCACTGGTTGCGAGTACGTACTTTGTCGCACCCAAGGACCAGGTCGCGTCGACCTTGAGGTCGTCTCCCGCTCCGGTCGGGAGGTTCTTGATGTTCAACGCAGCCGAAACAGCACCACCGAACTTGTCGTCCGGATGGCCGCTCGTAATCGCGCCTGCTTGTGAAACAGCGCCGTTGAAGGTGGTTCCGACAATGTTGGCGTTCGCGAAATATCCGGCATGGTTGTCATGGATCGCGCCGGACAGTTGGAACAGGCCCCATGCTTGGTCTACCCTGACATTGCCTACGAAGTCCGGCACACTCGTGCCGCCGTAAGCGGTGCCAACACCTGTCTGGAAGGAGCTTGCGCCGCCATTGAACCCAATATTGCCTCCAGGCGCCCCGCCGATCGCGTTGATGATTTGGGTCCGGTTGAGTTGGTTCGCGCTGCTATCGTCGATACCGAGGGTAGCGGATACACCGTTGCCAAACTGCCAAGTGTACTGAACGTTGTTGATACCAGTCACGGAATCGTACCCACCGATCAGGTACGACGTGTTATTGCCTGGATATCCATTCCAGGGCGACGCGAATGCCGACACGGATTTGCCGAACGTAAACCCTGCAAACTGGATGAAAAGAAACTCGACGGCGGTGTACCCAGCGCCGGCTTGATCATTGTTCACCAAGCCCGCGGTACCTCCCGGGTTGACACTCGCCGCAATACCGAGGGAGCTGGTCGAACCATAGGTGCTGAACTGGAAATCGGCCTGCCCAAAAGTGCGAAGGACGCCGTATTCGGTGGCGGTCCGCGTGTCGACGGTCAGAGCCATACGCGAGCGATCGTTGTAGAAGTTCGCATAACGGTCGCGAATTGCGCCCTCGCCGTTCCAGAACGGACCGTCGTAAATTCCGCCGTTGACGGTTACGTCGGCGCGTAGATATCCGCCGAACTTGATGCAGGTGTCAGTGCCCGGCATGTAGTAGAAGCCCGCACCGTATAGCGAGCAAACCCTCACGTATTCGACCGCTTTGGCCTTTACGGGAAGATCGGCTGCCTGAGTTCCGCTCACGACGATCAGACACGCCGCTGAGCCGAGAATAAGGCTCTTGATAGAGTTCATTCAAACCTCCAGTTGGAAACAGGGCCCAAGATCCGCCGAATGTCTCCGCGGTTCGCTCCCCCTAACCGCTGCTCGCCGCTAAGCCTGTGTGGGCCGAACTGCTCGCTTGTGCGGGGCGCTGGAGTAACCAACGCCACGCACACAATGCAGAAGTAGCTCACATAATCAACACCATTGAGTTACTCAATTAAATATTGGACGCCAATTGTTGTTCGGAAGCCACACCCGCGACAACGGCGCTCTATGCGCACGCAATCAATTGATATAATTAATGAACCAAGAACATGGAGAGACTTGAAATGGGCAAGGGTACGAGGTTGGCTCGCCGGACGGCTGTCGTATCCGACGGAAAGCCGGAAAACCGACGACAG harbors:
- a CDS encoding DUF2798 domain-containing protein; the encoded protein is MALSPKLIGPAIALITGLITSTSMSFVGLAMNYGFQPDFAMRWLRAAITSYVVVVPMLVIVVPRIQRFVMRQAGLPAR
- a CDS encoding efflux RND transporter periplasmic adaptor subunit → MNHRKLLIAGLFASWLAAAGIFLWYEGIPFSIVKPTSSAVPARPVSVSADVVKEHEFAISRVGLGTVQAYNTVTLKVRVDGEVKKIAFREGQDVQAGDLIAQIDPRPYEAQLHQAEADKARDEALLANAKLDLDRYSKLAVKEFATRQSVDTQEALVAQYQAAIAHDLAVIDNARVQLGYTTIVSPLAGRTGIRLIDQGNIVHASDSGGLVVVTQMAPISVIFALPQKYLPEIIDAMRGGTLVVSAYDQDDRVKLGEGRLELIDNQIDQGTGSIRLKAIFQNRDGQLWPGQFVSAHLLLGVRRGPIVPDAALQSGPNGSYAYVARRDSTVEIRPVRIAASRNGEALIESGLAAGETIVIDGHYKLRPGTRIVAAALPASGRTASTAQGPK
- a CDS encoding porin, with the protein product MNSIKSLILGSAACLIVVSGTQAADLPVKAKAVEYVRVCSLYGAGFYYMPGTDTCIKFGGYLRADVTVNGGIYDGPFWNGEGAIRDRYANFYNDRSRMALTVDTRTATEYGVLRTFGQADFQFSTYGSTSSLGIAASVNPGGTAGLVNNDQAGAGYTAVEFLFIQFAGFTFGKSVSAFASPWNGYPGNNTSYLIGGYDSVTGINNVQYTWQFGNGVSATLGIDDSSANQLNRTQIINAIGGAPGGNIGFNGGASSFQTGVGTAYGGTSVPDFVGNVRVDQAWGLFQLSGAIHDNHAGYFANANIVGTTFNGAVSQAGAITSGHPDDKFGGAVSAALNIKNLPTGAGDDLKVDATWSLGATKYVLATSAPTPASFDIYDGNRFAMGVTTDSIYSGASAANGNGITQLQLTRGWGFRGAFTHNWDANWSSSLFGGIAGVSYNQTAKQLYCNTYVANAGVAIRGGGVTSGGGTGGAFGVGSVCDPGFTVSQIGLVTRWTPVKNLTFSAEAMYAYLKTNMEGNITGTPSSALPLPTATYVFGSNGTASLNLRVQRNF
- a CDS encoding TetR family transcriptional regulator, which translates into the protein MPRIADPELPHRILKAADALWQSGGEDAVTIRGVAAEAATTTPTVYSYYADREALLTALRALAFQRFSAHLAKSRDFQDTCARHLEFGTNHPRDYELLYGRGWMERVKGDAQRGEIERYTTHIVRAGVDESRAAHIAYPVMMMLHGVVMHRLLNKKPSPLGRAIAAACLEACMTLLESARREK
- a CDS encoding alpha/beta hydrolase family protein yields the protein MDASFPEMLEWGWRPWPDSEEYSYFFMRVLATAQGGAASISECISASKNIVPGDGASWFRAWNRLAETNRARADQAFERGSLQAAASNWLRASNYHRTSELFLSAEDGKRRAAILDMRKCAQSYLGNSFPKGEILQMPFGKRTMEAYYLRANGIAPQPVVVCVGGADDFKEDLLCSVPRIASESGYSVLLVDVIGSGTGIRDANGIEPVVEVEDVIGHWIDHLWDRSDVDGSRLAVYGIGLGGAYATRCASRDRRIAAAVCDGGLWDYRERMFVERRLRKLDDTLIDSRLTARLMLAGPLQTIDCPYLVTMGAQDRSGVQDASALLDAARSAGLAAHLKVFAPEETGSFPDHVDNPALVHEYVFDWLREAMQLTRTRDVRIDGQSDETY
- a CDS encoding SDR family NAD(P)-dependent oxidoreductase, translating into MNTKPKHDNPILVTGAAGAVGGIGRNLTEFLLAKGHKVRALVRREDERAEALRSLGAEVVQGDLTDLASMHRAIEGCARIYFGMSVSAAYLEATINTAAVARHHGVEAFVNMSQMTVSQMSISETTNSPQHKLHWLAEQALSWSGLPVVTVRPTVFLEGFFLTLAAAGVRASDALALPMGSGKTSPISAVDVARAVAAILDDPAPHIGQVYDLTGPESADLDHYARVISEALGRPIRYRDVPLPAWSEGLRQARFPEHVVSHLSAMTELNKQGRYDRMTDTMYKLTGKEPTSMRDFVKLHAAAFTRRGPAQS
- a CDS encoding multidrug efflux RND transporter permease subunit; this translates as MNISEPFIRRPIATALAMSGLAMVGLVAYLLLPVAPLPQVDFPTIQVTAQLPGTSPETMASSVASPLERQLAQMPGVAQLTSVSGIGISVISIQFDLARNIDAAGQDVQAAINAAGGQLPKNLPSPPTYRKTNPSDAPVMVLAMTSDTLPMTTVSDFADNIYAQQLSQVDGVAAVLIAGAQKPAVRVEANPIELAGRGLSLEDLRSAIATATLNAPKGTLNGQRQGITLENNDQLFNAAGYRPVIVAWRNGSPVRLGDVSTVVDGAENIRGSGTYNGQPSAILIIQRQPGANVIHTAEHIKAALPRLKASIPSAIDVHIVTDRTQTIRASVEEVQFTLMLTIALVVMVIFLFLRNGWATVIPGITVPLSLVGTFAVMYVLGYSLDNLSLMALTIATGFVVDDAIVMVENVARYLEQGYSPLAAALKGSREIGFTIISMSLSLIAVFIPVLLMGGIIGRLFREFAVTVSVAILVSTVISLTLTPMMCAQLLQDERHRQHGRLYVLSEKFFDGILAVYESGLHWVLRHQRLTLMATIATIILTGYLYVLIPKGFFPQQDTGFIVAVSESSQDVSYPAMLERQSQLVRILMADPGIDGVMSAVGVGGVNQTMNNARMFINLKPRNQRDASASQIIDRLRPKLAAVQGIALFMQASQDINVGGRASRTQYQFTLQDSDLDELDHWAPILLRTLQGIPLLRDVATDQQIAGPTLRLEINRDTASRLGVATQAIDDTLYDAFGQRKVAQFFTQQNSYWVILEVDPQFQLDPNALDLIYVPSSSGRQVPLSALVEQKRTVRSLSVSHQGQFPAITLSFNLTAGAALGQAVEAIEKAKRDLNVPATLITTFEGNAQAFQDSLKTQPLLILAALIAVYIILGALYESLIHPITILSTIPSAGVGALLILMAFNLELSVIALIGIILLIGIVKKNAIMMIDFAIHAEQTEAMDPKDAIFQAALKRFRPIMMTTFAALLGALPLALGHGTGAEIRQPLGYAIVGGLLVSQFLTLYTTPVVYLTLHRFSRKRDSKVALRPVDAAIAAK